A DNA window from Bdellovibrio sp. BCCA contains the following coding sequences:
- a CDS encoding response regulator: protein MVIETALERQHTPRVLVIDDSLDSVKLMSHILDHYKCDVTMAFDGQDAIPLLVNRQFDLVILDWQMPQMGGRDTLLLMDRLLTEKKIHRIRKAIPVVIYTGHSEEELELPLVRHFTYMGFINKRQAFSSMMRSFNFILRSI, encoded by the coding sequence ATGGTGATCGAAACAGCACTAGAAAGGCAACACACTCCGCGCGTGTTGGTGATTGATGATAGCTTAGATTCCGTTAAGCTTATGTCTCACATCCTTGATCACTACAAATGCGACGTAACAATGGCCTTTGATGGTCAAGACGCCATTCCATTGCTCGTCAACAGGCAGTTTGATTTGGTGATTTTAGATTGGCAGATGCCACAGATGGGTGGTCGCGATACGTTGTTGTTAATGGACCGCCTTTTGACAGAAAAGAAAATTCACAGAATTCGAAAAGCAATTCCCGTTGTGATTTACACAGGTCACTCGGAAGAAGAATTGGAACTTCCACTGGTTCGTCATTTCACCTATATGGGCTTTATCAACAAGCGCCAGGCGTTCAGCTCTATGATGCGATCATTTAATTTTATTTTGCGTTCGATCTAA
- a CDS encoding DUF1634 domain-containing protein, with protein MSKENSAPLSLHQLEIRISQFLRGGVLFAGALLFVGWVWMLINSGDVLSTFSEYHPQSLSESIQWALIMNDRALLMSFFGLVVLVTLPVIRVLMTGILFIRQKDYRLAIMAFAVFFVLIASFTLGIDL; from the coding sequence ATGAGTAAAGAAAACTCAGCACCCTTGTCGCTTCATCAACTTGAAATTCGCATCAGTCAATTTTTGCGGGGTGGGGTTCTTTTTGCCGGAGCATTGCTTTTTGTAGGTTGGGTTTGGATGCTTATTAATAGCGGCGACGTTTTAAGCACCTTTAGCGAGTATCATCCACAATCGCTTTCAGAAAGTATTCAATGGGCGCTTATTATGAACGACCGCGCTCTTTTGATGTCTTTCTTTGGATTGGTCGTCCTCGTGACGTTGCCAGTGATACGCGTTTTGATGACAGGAATTCTTTTTATCAGACAAAAAGATTATCGCCTGGCGATCATGGCCTTTGCGGTTTTCTTTGTTCTCATCGCAAGTTTTACTTTGGGAATTGATCTTTAA
- a CDS encoding Rnase Y domain-containing protein has product MIAMIAIAFVGLIAGCGVGLALHKFLNARTLRHARDEAQDIVGEAKEAAELKALEEKERVQEIEMEMWTKVEPEMLKVEGRIEELQEVANEKKSKADSIVHEEKKKLQEREAEVKAQEQALRTQEAELNKLKEAQKNLNNDLVQKLTERLGTSSEEFKTQLKTQMEEDARRRAAKFIQESEEDLKEHAEVRAKKILSLVIDRFARPYCAERGIGAVNFPDNHIRKLFVDANGNNIKAVQEACGCDIIVEEGMDMVGVAGFDPVRRELTRRTLERIFKEKKNINPDFIKKIAENQKKELFKNIKHDGDALAKELKLEGLNGEIRQMMGSLRYRYSFTQNQYFHCGEVGWLAGLMAAELGLDIKKARRVGMLHDIGKSMDHVMEGGHAVIGADFIAARGEAPDVVHAVKAHHFDEQPSTDHAFLVIAADAVSGARPGARRSTIESYNQKVSELQDIARSFQGVTDCFVLSGGRECRVLVNGKKVDDTQALDLSKKIAARIEEECNYPGQIKVVIVRETVVTEQTRKELA; this is encoded by the coding sequence ATGATTGCAATGATTGCTATAGCCTTTGTTGGATTGATCGCCGGTTGTGGCGTGGGCTTGGCCTTGCACAAATTTCTGAATGCGCGCACCTTGCGCCATGCTCGTGATGAAGCTCAAGACATTGTTGGAGAAGCCAAAGAAGCGGCTGAGCTGAAAGCTCTTGAGGAAAAAGAACGCGTTCAAGAAATTGAAATGGAAATGTGGACCAAGGTTGAACCTGAGATGCTTAAGGTTGAAGGCCGCATTGAAGAGCTGCAAGAAGTCGCCAACGAAAAAAAATCCAAAGCCGATTCTATCGTTCACGAAGAAAAGAAAAAACTGCAAGAGCGTGAAGCTGAAGTCAAAGCGCAAGAACAAGCTTTGCGCACCCAAGAAGCGGAACTGAACAAACTGAAAGAGGCACAGAAAAATTTAAACAATGATCTCGTGCAAAAGCTGACAGAGCGCTTGGGAACATCTTCTGAGGAATTTAAAACTCAATTAAAAACTCAGATGGAAGAAGATGCTCGTCGCAGAGCCGCTAAGTTCATTCAAGAATCTGAAGAGGATCTAAAAGAACACGCCGAAGTGCGTGCGAAAAAAATCTTGAGTCTCGTGATTGATCGCTTTGCCCGTCCGTACTGTGCTGAACGCGGTATTGGTGCCGTGAACTTTCCAGACAACCACATCCGCAAACTTTTCGTCGATGCCAATGGCAACAACATTAAGGCCGTTCAAGAGGCCTGCGGTTGCGACATCATTGTCGAAGAAGGTATGGACATGGTGGGTGTCGCGGGATTCGATCCGGTTCGTCGTGAACTGACTCGCAGAACACTTGAAAGAATTTTCAAAGAGAAGAAAAACATCAATCCTGATTTCATCAAGAAAATTGCTGAAAATCAGAAAAAAGAACTCTTTAAAAACATCAAACATGATGGTGATGCTTTAGCGAAAGAATTAAAACTGGAAGGTTTGAATGGTGAAATCCGTCAAATGATGGGATCTCTTCGCTATCGTTATTCTTTCACGCAAAATCAATACTTCCACTGCGGTGAAGTCGGTTGGCTTGCGGGATTGATGGCAGCAGAACTGGGTTTGGATATTAAAAAAGCACGTCGCGTGGGTATGCTCCATGACATTGGTAAATCCATGGACCACGTGATGGAAGGTGGACACGCCGTGATTGGTGCTGACTTTATCGCGGCCCGCGGCGAAGCGCCTGACGTGGTGCACGCTGTAAAAGCCCATCACTTTGATGAACAACCTTCAACGGATCATGCATTCCTTGTGATCGCAGCCGATGCGGTTTCAGGGGCTCGTCCGGGGGCACGTCGTTCGACGATTGAATCTTACAATCAAAAAGTTTCTGAGCTTCAAGACATTGCTCGCAGCTTCCAAGGGGTGACGGACTGTTTCGTTTTGAGTGGCGGACGCGAGTGCCGTGTTCTTGTGAACGGCAAGAAAGTCGACGACACGCAAGCTTTAGATCTGTCTAAAAAAATTGCCGCGCGCATCGAAGAAGAGTGCAACTACCCTGGTCAAATCAAAGTGGTCATTGTGCGCGAAACTGTTGTTACAGAACAAACTAGGAAGGAACTCGCGTAA
- a CDS encoding alkaline phosphatase family protein has product MKKLVLCFLLLAFSFQAEASSGGRFKKVLIIVLENTDYAEALKQPFLQKLTRQGALLTRMNGVTHPSQGNYIALLGGDTMQVANDDPVNIKGTNLVDLLEARGYSWKGYIEDYPGNCFTGPTKGRYARKHNPFISFTDIAQNPSRCANIVDTKAFEKDAVAGTLPSFALYAPNLDDDGHDTGIGFASNWLQKNFESKFSDPQFMKDLLVVITFDESKTRSGNLIYTALLGDSVIPGSSTNQTLTHIDLMRMIEDEFQLGTLGRKDGAAQGPEGIWK; this is encoded by the coding sequence ATGAAAAAGCTCGTCCTTTGTTTCCTGTTGCTAGCGTTCTCGTTTCAAGCCGAAGCTTCTTCCGGCGGTCGTTTTAAAAAAGTTCTTATCATTGTCCTGGAAAATACGGATTACGCCGAGGCCTTGAAGCAGCCTTTCTTGCAGAAGTTGACTCGTCAGGGAGCTTTGCTCACACGGATGAACGGAGTCACTCATCCTTCGCAGGGAAACTATATTGCTCTTCTTGGCGGCGATACCATGCAAGTGGCAAACGACGATCCCGTGAATATTAAAGGAACAAACCTTGTCGATCTTCTTGAAGCTCGCGGATATTCTTGGAAGGGTTATATCGAAGATTATCCCGGGAATTGTTTTACGGGGCCAACAAAAGGTCGTTATGCTCGTAAGCACAATCCTTTTATTAGTTTCACTGATATTGCACAGAATCCTTCACGGTGCGCCAATATCGTCGATACGAAGGCCTTCGAAAAAGATGCAGTGGCAGGGACGTTGCCATCATTCGCTCTTTACGCTCCGAACTTAGACGATGATGGCCATGACACGGGAATTGGATTTGCTTCCAACTGGTTGCAGAAAAATTTTGAAAGCAAGTTTTCAGATCCTCAATTTATGAAAGATCTTTTGGTCGTCATTACTTTTGATGAATCCAAAACTCGCAGTGGAAATCTGATCTATACAGCACTCTTAGGTGATTCTGTCATTCCAGGTTCTTCAACAAATCAAACACTCACACACATCGATTTAATGCGCATGATTGAAGACGAATTCCAGTTGGGAACTCTGGGCCGTAAAGACGGTGCAGCTCAAGGTCCCGAAGGAATTTGGAAGTAA
- a CDS encoding GyrI-like domain-containing protein yields the protein MLVTEKEFYLVGFETRTDNKTEMTSATGQGQIAKMWERIFKEDLKGKIPHAESHDIFAVYSNYESDETGKYDYFLGYKVPNFNSIPAGLVAKKILAGSYKKYVTKKGLPYVVVPETWAQIWTELKGQRLFKTDFEVYGEKAQDPNNAIVDVYVGVKG from the coding sequence ATGCTCGTCACGGAAAAAGAATTCTATCTTGTTGGCTTTGAAACTAGGACTGACAATAAAACTGAAATGACAAGTGCCACAGGACAGGGACAGATTGCGAAAATGTGGGAAAGAATCTTCAAGGAAGATCTTAAGGGAAAAATCCCTCATGCCGAAAGCCATGATATTTTCGCCGTTTATTCTAATTACGAAAGCGATGAAACAGGTAAGTACGATTATTTTCTTGGCTACAAAGTCCCAAATTTCAATTCAATTCCAGCGGGCCTTGTTGCGAAAAAAATTCTGGCGGGTTCTTACAAAAAATACGTCACAAAAAAAGGACTTCCTTACGTGGTCGTACCAGAAACCTGGGCTCAAATTTGGACCGAACTCAAAGGCCAGCGTCTTTTCAAAACGGACTTTGAAGTCTATGGAGAAAAAGCACAAGATCCGAATAATGCTATTGTCGATGTTTACGTGGGAGTTAAAGGCTAA
- a CDS encoding OsmC family protein — protein MGHMECRTKWIGDMGFESHIRTHKFTMDAKTEVGGKDQGPTPKELLLASICGCTGMDVASILKKMRVNLLSCDVNAQANTTHGYPSIFEEVKLQYQIEGSDIKPEQAMKAVTLSMTKYCGVSAMVSKASPMTYEVILNGSKIGEGKADFEGAKG, from the coding sequence ATGGGTCATATGGAATGTCGTACGAAATGGATCGGAGATATGGGATTTGAATCTCATATTCGCACTCATAAATTCACAATGGACGCTAAAACGGAAGTCGGTGGCAAGGACCAAGGGCCAACTCCGAAGGAACTTCTTTTGGCCAGCATCTGCGGCTGCACGGGGATGGACGTGGCTTCTATTTTAAAAAAAATGAGAGTGAACCTTTTATCCTGCGACGTGAATGCACAGGCCAACACCACGCATGGCTATCCTTCCATTTTTGAAGAAGTGAAACTGCAATATCAAATCGAGGGATCAGATATTAAACCAGAGCAAGCAATGAAGGCCGTGACCTTGTCGATGACAAAGTACTGCGGTGTGAGCGCGATGGTTTCAAAGGCTTCGCCGATGACATACGAAGTGATCTTAAACGGAAGTAAAATCGGAGAAGGAAAGGCAGATTTCGAGGGTGCTAAAGGGTGA
- a CDS encoding hemolysin family protein — protein sequence MTEILVVLICLFINMLLSGSEMAFVTVSRQQLKRLAPTNRNARVLLKLKENPERTLSVIQIGITLVGAIAAAVGGAGAEEALSPFFMEFFKVSEQTAEAISIAAVVLPISYLSVVVGELLPKTMALRNPLVIALWTSQGLYLGEKMLSPAVTILEKSTNILVKLVTFGSQKNFTHDHQDIAIEDLPQQTKQYVVNLVSADKKVAREIMLPWKDVIYIRKDDTHDDVETIVLNSRHTRLPVLEDQEVIGIINTKEFLALRETTDWQSLIRPILKFKSFEPLFKILLKMQEQKSHMAVIYEQTKYVGLITMEDIFEEIIGDVFDEDDDGLIKKILASKSRRRPI from the coding sequence ATGACCGAAATTCTCGTCGTCCTTATTTGCCTTTTTATAAACATGCTTCTTTCTGGTTCTGAGATGGCCTTTGTGACCGTCAGCAGACAGCAACTCAAACGTCTTGCTCCGACCAATAGAAATGCGCGCGTTCTTTTAAAGCTTAAAGAAAATCCTGAAAGAACTCTTTCCGTGATTCAAATCGGCATCACTCTGGTTGGCGCTATTGCTGCTGCTGTCGGTGGTGCGGGAGCTGAAGAAGCTTTAAGTCCTTTCTTTATGGAGTTCTTTAAAGTTTCGGAACAAACAGCAGAAGCCATTTCTATTGCCGCGGTTGTTTTGCCGATTTCCTATTTAAGTGTTGTTGTTGGTGAGCTTTTACCGAAAACGATGGCATTAAGAAATCCGCTGGTGATCGCGCTGTGGACTTCGCAAGGTCTTTATCTGGGAGAAAAAATGCTTTCCCCGGCAGTGACGATTCTTGAGAAGTCGACAAACATCCTGGTGAAGCTTGTGACTTTTGGTTCACAGAAAAACTTCACACACGATCACCAGGACATCGCAATTGAGGACCTGCCGCAACAGACAAAACAGTATGTCGTGAATCTCGTGAGTGCCGATAAAAAAGTGGCCCGCGAAATCATGCTTCCGTGGAAAGATGTTATTTATATTCGTAAAGATGACACCCACGATGACGTCGAAACGATTGTTTTAAATTCCCGCCACACTCGCCTGCCCGTTTTGGAAGATCAAGAAGTCATTGGAATTATCAACACCAAAGAATTCTTGGCTTTAAGAGAAACAACGGATTGGCAAAGCCTGATTCGCCCGATTTTAAAATTCAAATCTTTTGAACCGCTTTTTAAAATTCTTCTAAAAATGCAGGAACAAAAATCCCATATGGCTGTGATCTATGAACAGACGAAATACGTGGGACTGATTACAATGGAAGATATCTTTGAAGAAATTATCGGTGACGTGTTTGATGAGGACGATGACGGATTGATTAAAAAAATCCTGGCTTCAAAATCGCGTCGTCGCCCGATTTAA
- the arfB gene encoding alternative ribosome rescue aminoacyl-tRNA hydrolase ArfB, whose translation MISVQIPFSELDFTYARSRGPGGQNVNRTNSAAILRWNLWQSQSINQDLKERLAIKLQGKLTVDGDLIIRSEVHRDQDQNRSECIRKLQEMLNKALFVPKKRVPTKPTKSSQRKRVDTKKRHSEIKSLRQKIRD comes from the coding sequence GTGATCTCCGTACAGATTCCGTTTTCAGAATTGGATTTTACCTATGCGCGCTCGCGAGGGCCGGGCGGGCAGAATGTGAATCGAACTAATTCCGCCGCGATTCTGCGTTGGAATTTATGGCAATCGCAATCCATAAACCAGGATCTTAAGGAACGTCTTGCGATCAAGCTTCAAGGAAAGCTCACTGTCGACGGAGATTTGATCATTCGCAGTGAAGTTCACAGGGATCAAGATCAAAACAGATCGGAATGCATTCGCAAGCTTCAAGAGATGCTTAATAAGGCTCTTTTTGTTCCTAAAAAACGGGTGCCGACAAAACCGACAAAAAGTTCGCAACGAAAAAGAGTGGACACAAAAAAGCGCCACTCTGAAATTAAATCTTTAAGACAGAAAATCCGTGATTAA
- a CDS encoding NAD(P)H-dependent flavin oxidoreductase produces MLKKINTPFSDLMKVDFPIIAAPMFLVSNTDIVVEASESGGIGTFPALNYRPIEKYAEALKEIKKRTKKPMGVNIIVNKSNTRQEQDLKIALDNGVDLFITSLGSPKKVIEKAHKNGAKVICDVTNLEHALKVQDMGADGVIAVGTGAGGHAGPISPLVLIPWLKTRLQIPIIAAGGIAHGSMISACLALGASGVSVGTRFIASREAQVDQAYKDAIVQSTPEDIVMTTRVSGTPAAVINTPYVQKLGTDLPWAIKILKDHKLTKKYMTPLIHLMGMKSLEEAAVKPTWKTVWSAGQSVGLVEEILTVREIYQKLIAEYDESVKNLSHLGLE; encoded by the coding sequence ATGCTCAAGAAAATTAATACGCCCTTCTCAGATTTGATGAAAGTGGATTTCCCGATTATCGCGGCACCCATGTTTTTGGTGAGCAACACGGACATCGTGGTCGAAGCCAGCGAAAGCGGCGGGATTGGAACATTTCCCGCTCTTAATTATCGTCCCATCGAAAAATATGCCGAAGCTTTAAAAGAAATTAAAAAGCGCACGAAAAAACCTATGGGTGTGAATATCATCGTGAATAAAAGCAATACGCGCCAAGAGCAAGATTTAAAGATCGCTCTTGATAACGGCGTGGACCTTTTTATCACCTCGTTGGGAAGCCCTAAGAAAGTGATTGAAAAAGCTCACAAAAATGGCGCAAAAGTTATTTGCGATGTGACGAATCTTGAACATGCTTTGAAAGTTCAAGATATGGGCGCTGATGGCGTGATTGCCGTTGGCACTGGAGCTGGTGGACACGCAGGTCCTATTTCACCGTTGGTTTTAATTCCTTGGCTCAAAACACGCCTGCAGATTCCTATTATCGCTGCCGGCGGTATCGCGCACGGTTCAATGATCTCTGCGTGCTTAGCTTTAGGCGCTTCCGGTGTGAGCGTTGGAACTCGTTTTATCGCGAGTCGCGAAGCACAAGTCGATCAGGCTTACAAAGATGCGATTGTGCAATCAACGCCGGAAGATATTGTGATGACAACACGAGTGTCAGGAACTCCGGCTGCGGTTATCAACACTCCTTACGTGCAAAAGTTAGGAACAGATCTGCCTTGGGCAATTAAGATTTTAAAAGATCACAAGCTCACGAAAAAATACATGACGCCGTTGATTCATTTAATGGGCATGAAGTCTTTAGAAGAAGCCGCGGTCAAACCCACTTGGAAAACGGTTTGGAGTGCCGGCCAGTCCGTGGGTTTGGTGGAAGAAATCCTAACAGTGCGTGAGATTTATCAAAAGCTCATCGCCGAATATGACGAGAGCGTGAAGAATCTTTCTCACTTAGGACTTGAGTGA
- a CDS encoding DUF4442 domain-containing protein has translation MKNLKYTAFINLYGLLKIPLVLFISPRVVEAGEKRFILKVPLSYRTKNHLNSMYFGALGIGAELSIAAAAVMAISESKQKIDFVFKDFSGQYLKRGDGDVHFICDEVEAVKALIDEAKTNPARIERKFKGYAVVPKTSETEPIMTYELTLSVRNRSLKS, from the coding sequence ATGAAAAATCTCAAATACACAGCGTTTATAAATCTCTATGGTCTTCTAAAAATTCCTCTCGTTCTTTTTATCAGTCCACGTGTTGTCGAAGCAGGGGAAAAGCGCTTTATTCTGAAGGTGCCGCTTTCTTATCGCACGAAAAATCATCTGAACTCGATGTACTTTGGAGCTTTGGGAATTGGTGCTGAATTGTCGATTGCGGCGGCGGCTGTGATGGCAATTTCAGAAAGTAAGCAAAAAATCGATTTCGTTTTTAAAGATTTTTCAGGTCAGTATTTAAAACGCGGCGATGGTGATGTGCATTTCATCTGCGACGAAGTTGAAGCGGTGAAAGCTTTGATTGATGAAGCGAAAACAAATCCGGCACGTATTGAAAGAAAATTTAAAGGGTACGCGGTTGTTCCAAAAACAAGTGAGACGGAGCCCATAATGACTTATGAGCTCACGCTCTCCGTGCGCAATCGTTCACTCAAGTCCTAA
- a CDS encoding sulfite exporter TauE/SafE family protein, protein MLEILLLLTAVGAGFLGALLGLGGGIIVVPVLTLFYHVNIRYAIAASLISIVATSSGAAASYLKDSLTNLRLAVFLEIGTVTGAVVGFLIASFIKAQFLFLLFGVFLFFSAIMMLRKREEHLTGENHPWATALKLDGSYPESNERWVNYKVQQVPLGLFAMFGAGVLSALLGIGSGIFKVLAMDGAMKLPIKVSSATSNFMIGVTASASAGAYLLRGDIQPQIAAPVAVGIIIGSFFGAKAMVRIPAKRIRQIFVVVLSIVSIQMIIKGLQ, encoded by the coding sequence ATGTTAGAGATTCTTCTTCTTTTGACGGCAGTGGGTGCAGGCTTTCTAGGAGCTCTTTTAGGGCTTGGAGGCGGTATCATTGTCGTCCCGGTCTTAACACTTTTTTATCATGTCAATATTCGTTATGCGATTGCCGCTAGTTTAATTTCTATTGTCGCCACATCTTCGGGCGCGGCTGCGAGCTATCTTAAAGACTCTTTAACAAATCTGCGTCTGGCCGTTTTTCTTGAGATCGGTACAGTGACCGGGGCTGTTGTTGGTTTTTTAATCGCTTCATTTATCAAAGCGCAATTTTTGTTTTTACTCTTCGGTGTGTTTTTATTTTTCTCGGCGATCATGATGCTCAGAAAACGCGAAGAACACCTCACGGGAGAGAATCATCCCTGGGCAACGGCTTTGAAGCTCGATGGTTCGTATCCTGAAAGCAACGAGCGTTGGGTGAACTACAAAGTTCAGCAAGTGCCGCTGGGATTGTTTGCGATGTTTGGTGCCGGAGTTCTTTCCGCTCTTCTTGGGATTGGCAGTGGTATTTTCAAAGTTCTTGCGATGGATGGCGCGATGAAACTTCCTATTAAAGTTTCTTCAGCGACTTCCAATTTTATGATCGGTGTGACCGCTTCGGCCAGTGCGGGAGCTTATCTTTTGCGTGGAGACATCCAGCCGCAAATTGCAGCTCCGGTGGCTGTAGGAATTATCATTGGCTCTTTCTTCGGAGCAAAAGCCATGGTGCGAATTCCAGCAAAACGCATTCGTCAGATATTCGTTGTCGTTTTAAGCATCGTCTCCATTCAAATGATTATTAAGGGGCTTCAATGA
- a CDS encoding MFS transporter, translating to MFSKQEKILLGILATIQFSSIVDFMIMMPLGPQLMRMFAITPHQFGLLVSSYTFSASISGFLASFFVDKFDRKTSLLFFFFGFAIGTIACALSPNYELLLTARGLTGIFGGVLSSLVLSIVSDAISYERRGSAMGVIMTSFSMASILGVPFSLFLANEFSWHAPFTFLGVLSLLLCFVIWKYVPEMRVHLLEKREKEPIHRVLTRIIHNQNQRRALFFMAAVMFGHFAIIPFLSPSLVANVGMTEQQLPLMYMAGGLCTIFSSPFIGRLADRFGKHKIFLWGALITILPYWVITHMGQTPLWLTLAICAFFFVSSGGRMIPATALVSGTSLPQNRGSFMSIVSCVQQMAAAVSSYIAGLIITTGPNGHLDNYNVVGYIAVVFTFVAIYLSRRIHAIESATTKTEADTAHIGEPVV from the coding sequence GTGTTTTCTAAACAAGAAAAAATTCTCCTTGGAATTCTCGCTACGATTCAGTTCAGCTCTATCGTGGATTTTATGATCATGATGCCGCTGGGACCTCAGTTGATGCGTATGTTTGCGATCACTCCTCATCAATTCGGACTCCTTGTGTCATCGTATACATTCAGCGCTTCGATCAGTGGCTTTTTAGCTTCCTTCTTTGTCGATAAGTTTGATCGTAAAACAAGCCTGCTCTTTTTCTTTTTCGGATTCGCCATCGGCACTATTGCGTGCGCTCTCTCCCCTAACTACGAACTTCTTTTAACGGCTCGGGGATTGACGGGAATTTTCGGAGGAGTTTTAAGCTCTTTGGTGTTGTCGATTGTAAGTGATGCGATTTCTTATGAACGCCGTGGAAGCGCTATGGGAGTTATTATGACTTCCTTTTCAATGGCCTCTATCCTTGGAGTTCCATTCAGCCTTTTTCTTGCCAACGAATTTTCATGGCACGCACCGTTTACATTCTTAGGCGTACTTTCATTGCTTTTGTGTTTTGTGATTTGGAAATATGTTCCTGAAATGCGCGTTCACTTGCTGGAAAAGCGCGAGAAAGAACCTATTCACCGTGTTTTGACTCGTATTATTCACAATCAAAATCAGCGTCGCGCTTTGTTCTTTATGGCGGCTGTGATGTTTGGCCACTTTGCAATCATTCCCTTTCTTTCCCCTTCCCTTGTGGCGAATGTGGGAATGACAGAGCAACAATTGCCACTCATGTACATGGCCGGTGGACTTTGCACGATCTTTAGCTCCCCTTTTATTGGCCGTCTTGCCGATCGTTTTGGTAAACACAAGATTTTCCTGTGGGGCGCTTTGATTACGATTCTTCCTTACTGGGTGATCACACATATGGGACAAACGCCGCTATGGTTGACTTTAGCGATTTGCGCTTTCTTCTTTGTGTCTTCCGGAGGACGCATGATTCCTGCTACCGCTTTGGTATCAGGAACTTCTTTGCCGCAAAATCGCGGAAGTTTTATGAGTATTGTAAGCTGCGTGCAACAGATGGCCGCGGCGGTCTCTAGTTATATCGCAGGACTTATCATCACGACAGGTCCTAACGGTCACCTTGATAACTACAATGTCGTTGGATACATCGCGGTCGTTTTCACATTCGTAGCGATTTATCTTTCTCGTCGAATTCACGCGATCGAAAGTGCGACTACAAAAACAGAAGCTGATACCGCCCACATCGGTGAGCCCGTCGTTTAA